One window of Triticum dicoccoides isolate Atlit2015 ecotype Zavitan chromosome 5A, WEW_v2.0, whole genome shotgun sequence genomic DNA carries:
- the LOC119299090 gene encoding disease resistance protein PIK6-NP-like — protein sequence MEATGLSVGKSVLNGALGYAKSALAEEVALQLGVRRDQAFIADELEMMQGFLMTAHEERERGDNKVVKIWVKQVRDVAYNVEDCLQDFAVRLDKQSWWRLPLTLLDRRRVAKEMKELRAKVEDVSQRNVCYNLINTTGSRPAAPGTARQPSIAGTTMLGIQDATKQEKSKVDLVQLINKKDADLRIIVGGKGADLGQTSIIWEAYENPETKNSFPCRAWVRFMHPFSPEDFIQSLVEQFHTSVGVDLLLEAKKMGQELAEEFNGYVNAKKFLIVPNDLSTIEEWNRVKRCFPNNKKGSLIIVSTRQVEVASLCAGQESIVSELKQSSIDQNIYAFYEKGSQDGTDLMMVAGPSSKSAVTNGTDQSQGADWNHAMRKSFSCAMSMTTALEESHLVFKETVYLDEEHPELIEQAELILKKCSGLPLAIVTIGGFLANQPKTEVEWRRLNEHISAELEINPKLGTILAVLTESYDGLPYHLKSCFLYLPIFPEDYKVSRRRLVRRWTAEGYSWEVRGKSAEGIADNYFMELISRSMILPYQQSIRSRKGIDACHVYDLIREIGISKSMEENLVFRLEEGCSLNTQHVVRHLAISSNWEGNQSDLDSIIDMSRVQSITVFGKWKSFYISDKIRLLRVLDLEGTSGVFDHHLEDIVKLIHLKYLSLRGCTPICHLPDSLGNLKQLETLDLRGTQIVKLPHSIRKLRKLNYLRAGKEPMDEDISYEQVVEDLPTVMRNGACLLTVSSMVLCACCFAGSDFNGYNHRDLCNAFCCVALPVVAMKLDAHGVVVPRGVRKLKALHTLSVVNISRGRIILQNIRRLSGLRKLGVTGINKRNSLELQSTVSQLSRLESLSMRSEGMPGLSGCLDDMPTPPENLQSLKLYGNLVILPAWIQTLRNLVKLKLRNSRISDHGVAIQVLGELPMLAILCLWTKSFVGEVHFSFGQRAFPSLVVLHLDHLDDLKSLDFSLGGTPKLEVLQLSETYIQGSNGLEHLPRLKEVVLKGDYPSVEKLRADLAKFPNGPVVKLN from the exons ATGGAGGCGACTGGTCTGAGCGTAGGGAAGTCGGTGCTGAATGGAGCGCTGGGCTACGCCAAATCCGCGCTGGCGGAGGAGGTGGCATTGCAGCTGGGAGTCCGCCGCGACCAGGCCTTCATTGCCGACGAGCTCGAGATGATGcagggtttcctcatgaccgcgcaCGAGGAGCGGGAGCGGGGCGACAACAAGGTGGTCAAGATCTGGGTGAAGCAGGTCCGCGACGTTGCCTACAACGTGGAGGACTGCCTCCAGGATTTCGCCGTGCGTCTAGACAAGCAGTCCTGGTGGCGCCTCCCTCTGACGCTGCTGGACCGGCGGCGCGTCGCCAAGGAGATGAAGGAGCTTCGAGCCAAAGTCGAAGATGTCAGCCAGAGGAACGTGTGCTACAATCTCATCAATACCACGGGCTCCAGGCCCGCTGCCCCTGGTACTGCTAGGCAGCCCAGCATTGCAG GTACAACAATGCTTGGCATTCAAGACGCAACGAAGCAGGAAAAGTCAAAGGTGGATCTTGTCCAGCTGATAAACAAGAAGGACGCCGACCTAAGG ATCATAGTGGGCGGAAAAGGTGCTGATCTTGGGCAGACATCGATCATCTGGGAAGCTTACGAGAATCCAGAGACCAAAAACAGTTTTCCGTGCCGAGCATGGGTGAGGTTCATGCATCCTTTCAGTCCAGAAGACTTCATTCAAAGTTTAGTGGAGCAGTTTCACACATCTGTAGGGGTTGACCTTCTGCTGGAAGCGAAAAAGATGGGGCAAGAGTTAGCTGAGGAATTCAATGGATATGTCAATGCCAAGAAGTTCCTGATTGTGCCTAATGACTTATCAACCATTGAAGAGTGGAATCGGGTTAAGAGGTGCTTCCCGAACAATAAGAAAGGGAGCCTGATAATAGTGTCCACAAGGCAAGTTGAAGTTGCAAGCTTATGTGCAGGACAAGAAAGCATAGTATCTGAGCTCAAGCAATCGTCTATTGATCAGAACATTTATGCTTTCTATGAGAAG GGTTCTCAAGATGGAACAGATTTAATGATGGTTGCCGGGCCTAGCTCAAAAAGTGCAGTCACCAATGGTACAGACCAATCTCAGGGTGCTGATTGGAATCATGCGATGAGAAAGAGCTTCAGTTGCGCCATGTCCATGACAACTGCTCTAGAGGAATCACATCTT GTATTTAAGGAGACTGTATATCTGGATGAAGAGCATCCTGAACTGATTGAACAAGCAGAACTGATCCTTAAGAAGTGCAGTGGACTTCCTCTTGCAATAGTCACTATAGGTGGGTTCTTGGCAAACCAACCAAAaacagaggtggagtggaggagattgAATGAGCATATTAGTGCTGAGTTGGAGATAAACCCAAAGCTTGGGACCATATTAGCTGTGCTTACTGAAAGTTATGATGGTTTACCTTATCACCTGAAATCTTGTTTCTTATATCTCCCCATCTTTCCCGAAGACTACAAGGTTAGTCGGCGGCGTTTGGTGCGGAGGTGGACGGCAGAGGGTTACTCATGGGAGGTGCGCGGTAAGTCTGCAGAGGGAATAGCGGATAATTATTTCATGGAACTTATAAGTCGGAGCATGATCTTGCCATACCAACAATCAATTCGCAGTAGAAAAGGAATTGACGCTTgccatgtctatgatctcatccgtGAAATTGGCATCTCCAAGTCAATGGAAGAAAATCTAGTGTTTAGGCTGGAAGAAGGTTGTAGCCTAAACACCCAGCACGTTGTGCGTCACCTTGCAATAAGCAGCAATTGGGAGGGAAATCAGAGTGATCTGGATAGCATAATAGATATGTCTCGTGTACAATCAATAACAGTTTTTGGAAAGTGGAAGTCATTTTACATTTCTGATAAGATAAGGCTGCTCCGAGTGCTGGACTTGGAAGGCACCTCAGGTGTATTTGATCATCACCTTGAGGATATTGTCAAGCTTATTCACCTAAAATACCTTTCTTTAAGAGGATGTACTCCTATTTGTCACCTGCCAGATTCTCTAGGCAACCTAAAACAACTTGAGACACTAGACTTGAGAGGTACACAGATAGTCAAGCTGCCACATAGCATCAGAAAACTTCGGAAGCTAAACTATCTCCGTGCTGGTAAGGAACCCATGGACGAGGACATCTCGTATGAACAAGTTGTAGAAGACTTGCCAACGGTGATGAGGAACGGTGCATGCCTTTTGACTGTCTCGTCGATGGTACTTTGTGCATGTTGTTTTGCAGGTTCAGATTTTAATGGTTATAACCACCGTGACTTGTGCAATGCCTTCTGTTGTGTGGCACTCCCTGTTGTTGCGATGAAGCTGGACGCACATGGTGTGGTAGTGCCAAGAGGGGTGAGAAAACTAAAAGCCCTACACACACTAAGTGTTGTGAACATCTCACGGGGGAGGATCATTCTTCAGAACATAAGAAGACTCAGTGGGCTGCGGAAGCTAGGAGTGACTGGCATCAACAAGAGAAACAGTCTGGAGTTACAATCAACGGTTTCTCAACTCAGTCGCCTGGAATCCTTGTCGATGCGCTCAGAAGGGATGCCTGGATTATCTGGCTGCTTGGATGACATGCCCACTCCTCCAGAAAACCTGCAGAGCCTTAAGCTGTATGGCAATCTGGTCATATTGCCTGCATGGATCCAGACACTCAGAAATCTTGTGAAGCTGAAGCTACGCAACTCTAGGATATCGGACCACGGTGTTGCCATACAAGTCCTCGGGGAGCTTCCGATGCTAGCCATCCTGTGTCTATGGACGAAGTCGTTCGTAGGAGAGGTCCATTTCAGTTTCGGCCAACGGGCATTTCCGAGCCTGGTGGTGCTGCACCTGGATCACCTAGATGACCTCAAATCGCTGGATTTTTCACTGGGAGGGACACCTAAGCTTGAGGTACTGCAGCTTTCCGAGACCTACATCCAGGGTTCTAACGGGCTTGAACACCTCCCAAGGCTCAAGGAAGTTGTGCTGAAGGGGGACTACCCGTCCGTCGAAAAACTGCGTGCCGACCTTGCCAAGTTCCCAAATGGACCCGTTGTCAAGTTGAACTGA